In one window of Trichoderma breve strain T069 chromosome 7 map unlocalized scaffold00008, whole genome shotgun sequence DNA:
- a CDS encoding cytochrome p450 domain-containing protein: MEYINGQGLDKFLRGHEVSQDWRRHGPTYRIWSGFVPEIVLTRPEDVKSFYVDSAVHTKCTSSNGGWLFHQLLGNCMGLINGERWKRTRLEFNSYFINRAIAEFSPQMEQDAAKYTQNLTEGSGHGVDLIHAGNISRFPFMTTAEHIYGPMTEKEKENLWLLGQRSLRLMGKVLSGGVYRFKVSQFLRPGTHQNLKKFDDEWTAFNEQVYNARKGRGQEPPFVHIWESLIKGKISKQELIQTMSEILFANLDVSTHVLGWLIIFVAQNTALQEELRREITNQSSDMVEFLRKKDSLLHFCYLESLRLRPFTVFTIPESSPTDKVVGGYRIPKNTSVVVDTLAINHNPEFWGDDSRDFNPYRFQNLSTKELRYNLFTFGFGSRKCLGQHFADVMIKQFLCKLLEGYKLTLPEMEIRKGTEEKSSMDTWVPISDLQVALCPIDSLL, translated from the exons ATGGAGTACATCA ACGGGCAGGGTCTTGACAAATTCTTGCGTGGTCACGAGGTTAGCCAAGATTGGCGACGACATGGCCCAACTTATCGAATCTGGTCGGGGTTTGTCCCAGAAAT TGTCCTCACCAGACCAGAAGACGTCAAGTCTTTCTATGTCGACTCTGCAGTCCACACCAAATGCACATCAAGCAATGGCGGATGGCTATTTCACCAGCTCCTTGGAAACTGTATGGGCCTCATCAACGGtgaaagatggaagagaacACGCCTTGAGTTCAATAGCTATTTCATCAATCGCGCAATCGCAGAATTTTCTCCCCAGATGGAACAAGACGCCGCAAAATATACGCAGAATCTTACAGAGGGAAGTGGCCACGGCGTCGATTTGATACATGCAGGCAACATAAGTCGATTTCCTTTCATGACTACGGCGGAGCACATCTACGGACCTATGacggagaaagaaaaagagaaccTCTGGTTGCTAGGCCAAAGGAGTCTCAGATTGATGGGTAAAGTACTGTCTGGTGGTGTTTACAGGTTCAAGGTCTCTCAATTCTTAAGACCAGGGACACACCAAAACTTGAAGAAATTCGACGATGAATGGACCGCTTTCAACGAGCAAGTATACAATGCACGGAAAGGCCGCGGCCAAGAGCCTCCTTTTGTACACATTTGGGAGAGCTTGATAAAGGGGAAGATTTCCAAGCAAGAG TTGATACAAACCATGAGCGAGATCCTTTTTGCGAATTTAGACGTATCAACCCACGTTCTTGGTTGGTTGATTATCTTTGTTGCCCAGAATACCGCGTTACAAGAAGAGCTTCGTAGGGAAATAACTAATCAATCTAGCGATATGGTGGAATTTCTGCGCAAAAAGGACTCTCTACTACACTTTTGTTATCTAGAATCTCTACGCCTTCGGCCATTTACAG TTTTTACTATTCCCGAAAGTTCTCCAACGGATAAGGTTGTGGGAGGATATAGGATTCCAAAAAAC ACAAGTGTTGTTGTGGACACATTAGCAATTAATCATAATCCTGAATTCTGGGGCGATGATAGCAGAGATTTCAACCCGTATCGCTTCCAGAATCTATCAACCAAAGAG CTTCGCTATAATCTGTTTACCTTTGGATTCGGGTCACGGAAGTGTCTTGGTCAGCATTTTGCCGACGTTATGATAAAGCAGTTTCTCTGTAAGCTGCTAGAAGGTTATAAATTAACGTTACCAGAAATGGAGATCCGAAAAGGAACGGAGGAGAAGTCTAGTATGGATACATGGGTGCCTATTTCAGATTTACAAGTCGCTCTGTGTCCAATTGATTCACTGTTATGA
- a CDS encoding methyltransferase domain-containing protein, with the protein MAESTIEDTYRGPRHQGEYDRLRIQHELAKTAMQGKLLYSPVDLAQPNLRVLDSATGEGTWLIDLAQSVPASASLFGADIAPQHFMSQDQRPPNVHLSGHSIFDPWPAEYQGSFDVVHQRFVLTVGSDETAQEAVKLLFACVKPGGFIELHEGDMLSIQEGPDHVAFMKFRDIMVNAWNSIGHQPSPGSFLVQWLKAAGAINIQQDRQTIKVGAAADDKELGEKAMAVLLHLLDGMKKMLSDKPGQPTSSEFDDLRSELEHELRTVGNVYYYHLAWAQKATIG; encoded by the exons atggctgAAAGTACGATAGAGGATACATACCGTGGCCCTCGTCATCAAGGCGAGTATGATCGCTTACGTATCCAGCATGAGCTTGCCAAGACTGCAATGCAAGGAAAGCTGCTATATTCCCCAGTAGATTTGGCGCAACCCAATCTCCGCGTTCTCGACTCAGCAACTGGCGAGGGAACCTGGCTCATTGATCTTGCCCAATCCGTACCAGCTTCGGCAAGCTTGTTCGGCGCTGATATAGCCCCTCAACATTTTATGTCCCAAGACCAACGACCCCCCAACGTGCACCTCTCTGGTCATTCGATTTTTGACCCCTGGCCGGCTGAATACCAGGGCAGTTTTGACGTGGTCCATCAACGCTTTGTCTTAACAGTGGGTTCTGATGAGACTGCTCAGGAAGCCGTGAAACTGCTTTTTGCTTGCGTCAAGCCTGGCGGTTTCATTGAACTTCATGAGGGGGATATGTTATCAATTCAGGAGGGGCCGGACCACGTAGCATTCATGAAGTTCCGCGACATTATGGTCAACGCATGGAATTCTATTGGGCATCAGCCAAGTCCAGGATCATTTCTAGTACAGTGGCTGAAGGCTGCGGGTGCAATAAATATCCAACAAGATCGCCAAACCATCAAAGTAGGAGCTGCAGCCGATGACAAAGAGCTCGGAGAGAAAGCAATGGCTGTACTGCTTCACCTTTTGGAtggaatgaagaagatgttgagtG ATAAACCAGGGCAGCCAACGAGTAGCGAGTTCGATGATCTTCGGAGTGAGCTAGAGCATGAACTCCGCACTGTCGGCAACGTGTACTACTATCATCTTGCGTGGGCACAGAAGGCCACTATTGGTTGA
- a CDS encoding major facilitator superfamily domain-containing protein — translation MPSLQPSCTPPYHFGRRFNEKTDRNLILLTTTLVNFLDLFQLSAVLFGLPDIQRALDFTSEDVNWVLVVYSITFASLLLIGGQVGQWLGLEKTFITGTAILTISNIINAAATNKGTLLAGRAISGIGAGLTAPNGLAIISRTFPDGEARNTALAIYTACAPLGSTVGTVVGSLLSSSSVGWRSIFWVCIILTALSLIFACLFLPKFARTSDLSIDILGAVVFTIGVALLVYGVNDGARAGWDSAPVLVGVILGACICISLFFIETKVPNPAIPRYVWRSGPFALMMFAIFAFGGSFSAWFFIVTQLCVNLLGYTPVLTAVYFLPGAFSAIASGALSAPMVKWIGEKGTLVLGLVITACGAVSWAFATPERAGGTYHGGGYWYSIVCAILFVCGSPLAMVPAQSILLRHVESGSHAVAAALFNTAYQVGASVLLAGANALMNSQREAAGDMVVVSMDGYRNAFWLLTGVLGAGAVLITAFYWPKATDEALPKETTEPNNDLAIVEKA, via the exons AtgccttctcttcagccGTCATGCACCCCTCCCTATCATTTCGGGAGACGATTCAATGAGAAAACCGATCGGAACCTGATCCTTCTCACCACGACCCTGGTGAATTTCTTAGATCTATTCCAGCTATCTGCAGTTCTCTTCGGGCTGCCGGACATTCAACGAGCCCTTGACTTCACTTCTGAAGATGTCAATTGGGTTTTAGTTGTATATAGTATCACGTTTGCGTCGTTACTCTTGATTGGGGGCCAAGTAGGCCAATGGCTAGGCCTAGAAAAGACTTTCATCACAGGTACAGCAATTCTCACCATatcaaacatcatcaacgccgcTGCAACGAATAAAGGCACCCTGCTCGCTGGTCGTGCCATTTCAGGTATTGGGGCAGGTTTAACC GCTCCAAACGGacttgccatcatcagcagGACGTTTCCTGACGGAGAGGCACGCAACACAGCATTGGCCATCTACACAGCGTGTGCGCCTCTGGGATCCACGGTTGGTACTGTCGTTGgttctctcctctctt cttcttcagtTGGGTGGAGGTCCATCTTTTGGGTTTGTATTATTTTGACGGCGTTATCCCTTATTTTCGCGTGTTTATTCCTACCAAAGTTCGCGAGAACTAGCGATCTATCCATCGACATCCTCGGTGCTGTTGTGTTTACCATTGGAGTTGCGCTGTTGGTATACGGCGTCAATGATGGCGCAAGAGCTGGCTGGGACTCGGCCCCCGTCCTCGTCGGCGTGATCCTCGGCGCATGCATTTGCATCTCGCTGTTCTTCATCGAGACCAAAGTACCCAACCCAGCTATCCCTCGCTATGTCTGGAGGTCGGGCCCGTTTGCGCTCATGATGTTTGCCATATTTGCCTTCGGTGGCAGCTTTAGCGCCTGGTTCTTTATTGTTACGCAACTGTGTGTGAACCTATTGGGTTACACGCCCGTCCTTACTGCTGTATATTTCTTG CCAGGTGCTTTCTCTGCGATAGCCAGCGGGGCTCTGTCCGCGCCAATGGTCAAGTGGATCGGAGAAAAGGGGACTCTGGTTCTCGGCCTCGTAATAACTGCCTGTGGCGCTGTATCTTGGGCATTCGCAACACCAGAACGAGCCGGTGGAACGTACCACGGGGGGGGATACTGGTATTCGATTGTGTGCGCgattttgtttgtttgtggcAGCCCGCTTGCAATGGTGCCGGCTCAGAGTATTTTGCTTCGCCACGTTGAATCCGGCAGTCatgccgttgctgctgcgttATTTAATACAGCATACCAGGTCGGCGCCAGTGTACTCCTAGCAGGGGCCAATGCTTTGATGAATTCGCAAAGAGAAGCTGCCGGGGACATGGTAGTAGTGTCTATGGATGGATACCGCAATGCATTTTGGCTACTTACTGGTGTTCTGGGAGCGGGAGCTGTGCTGATTACAGCGTTTTATTGGCCTAAAGCAACAGATGAGGCCCTGCCCAAGGAAACAACAGAGCCCAACAACGACCTGGCAATTGTTGAAAAGGCATGA
- a CDS encoding membrane dipeptidase (Peptidase family m19) domain-containing protein — MPLSESNASRMDEALEVLGSVPLIDGHNDWPHLIRGFYDNQLDERFDPNKNLVGHVDLKRLLQGKSGGAFWSVYVDCPESDDFSDNAAYFEIIRDTMQQIDLVHRLVRLYRKHTGLVKRASDIMALHREGRFASLIGVEGLHQIGVRYVTLAHNKNNLYADSATATTPAHDGLSVYGRDMVREMNRIGIIIDLSHTSEAVMRQTLDISAAPVIFSHSSIESIVPHVRNVPDSILEKLQQNNGVIMISFIPSLTTVDSVRATLDHIVDHIIHVAELIGYDHIGLGSDFDGMFSAVKGIDDVSQYPALILGLNIIRVLEQVETVSASCQDKLPVMVESIKQLWNDEFRATVRQHYPEAEHDIPRTEFTK, encoded by the exons ATGCCTTTGTCTGAGTCAAATGCGTCTAGGATGGACGAGGCATTGGAGGTGCTGGGGTCAGTCCCACTAATCG ATGGGCATAATGATTGGCCCCATCTCATTCGTGGATTTTATGACAACCAGCTAGATGAGCGCTTTGATCCGAACAAGAACCTCGTCGGCCATGTCGATCTGAAGCGGCTACTTCAAGGGAAGTCTGGGGGCGCCTTTTGGAGCGTATACGTCGACTG CCCAGAGTCAGATGACTTCAGCGACAATGCTGCGTATTTCGAGATAATCCGAGACACGATGCAACAAATAGATCTCGTTCATCGGTTGGTACGACTGTACAGAAAGCACACGGGACTGGTTAAAAGAGCATCCGACATTATGGCCTTGCATCGCGAAGGCAGGTTTGCTAGCCTTATTGGGGTCGAAGGTTTGCACCAAATTG GTGTCCGGTATGTGACGCTGGCACACAACAAGAACAATCTATATGCCGACAGTGCT ACTGCAACGACTCCAGCACACGATGGACTCTCTGTCTATGGGAGGGACATGGTTCGAGAAATGAATAGAATTGGAAT AATTATCGATCTCTCTCATACTAGCGAGGCCGTAATGCGGCAGACCCTTGACATATCAGCAGCCCCGGTTATCTTTTCTCACTCGTCAAT AGAATCAATAGTTCCACACGTTCGAAATGTACCCGACTCAATCCTAGAGAAGCTCCAGCAAAATAATGGTGTGATTATGATCTCCTTCATACCATCTCTAACGACTGTGGATAGTGTAAGAGCGACACTTGATCACATAGTTGATCACATCATACACGTCGCTGAGTTGATCGGCTATGACCACATTGGCCTCGGATCTGATTTTGATGGCATGTTCAGCGCTGTTAAGGGCATCGATGATGTCTCTCAATACCCAGCGCTG ATCCTTGGGCTCAATATTATCCGGGTGTTAGAGCAAGTCGAAACCGTATCTGCATCTTGCCAAGACAAGCTACCAGTCATGGTCGAGAGCATTAAACAGCTATGGAATGATGAGTTCAGGGCCACAGTCAGACAACACTACCCCGAAGCGGAACATGATATACCAAGGACGGAATTCACCAAGTAG
- a CDS encoding AIG2-like family domain-containing protein, which yields MSDDIHWYFAYGSNMLEEVFVKRRKIQPRKYEIAAINTHTLCFNVMGVPYTDPAMGGIRLREEQEIPVYGVAYQLTSEDMHRVILTEGGGIAYNTATLTATLQRDGSSISVTTLVARHQVDRSWERLPSQRYMGLLIRGAHEKSLPIEYQERMVSQPTFEPTSSLRFRLG from the exons ATGTCCGACGATATTCATTGGTATTTTGCTTATGGCTCCAATATGCTGGAGGAAGTTTTTGTCAAGCGACGGAAGATTCAGCCCCGAAAGTATGAAATTGCAGCCATCAACACGCATACCCTATGCTTTAATGTAATGGGTGTGCCCTATACCGACCCAGCTATGGGAGGGATCCGTTTGAGGGAGGAGCAGGAAATCCCAGTATACGGTGTCGCATATCAACTAACGTCAGAGGATATGCACCGTGTGATCTTGACTGAAGG CGGAGGGATTGCATACAATACAGCAACACTTACGGCCACTCTACAACGCGACGGCTCATCGATATCAGTTACGACACTAGTGGCCAGGCATCAAGTCGACAGGAGCTGGGAAAGACTACCTTCTCAACGATACATG GGTTTGTTGATCCGCGGTGCCCATGAAAAATCTCTCCCAATAGAGTATCAAGAAAGGATGGTCTCCCAACCGACCTTTGAACCGACATCTTCCCTCAGATTCCGGCTCG GTTGa